The genomic stretch TTTACAAAGTTTCaatcttatattttaaaaataatatcaattattatgtGAACAGTTtaatgtataataaaaataaatgcatttctTGCCTGTGTTGTGATTGGCTGGCGCTACAAACAACTGACCAATCACAGCTTAAAACTTGGTTCTAAATgcgaaatcaaatataatatgtataataactgCCAGTTTTggcataaaattatattctcaGTGCTCATAGCTTAacataaaatatcttatttttaatgtaagaaGGCAAAATACCTTAAGTTTCAAAATATCTTTGGTTTTAAGTATTGTGTCGCTTAATTGTTTGAGAATTAAATCAGATTcttataattaaatgtttgtGCTTTAAATTATTAAGCTTTTTCTTTCTATACTCCTAGGACATACAAACATATATGAAGTTGACTTTTTACTCTAAAATACAGACTTTTTATGAATATACCCTAGTGTTTATGACCTCCTTTGGCATTAAAGAAACTATAAGTGACTAGAAATGATTTCAAACAgacttaaatctttattttgtgCAGGAATAATAAGCTAATTAATACTAAAACGAACCTGCTTGTGAACCAAAAAGTAACCACGCAAGCAATCTATCAAAAGAACGATACTATGTcaggtaacaaaataaaactctgAGAATAACTTAGACAGCTAATACACACACATTCCATATCTTTCTTAAGcccttaaaaatatttccatcTCACTCTACAAACGGGAATTAACACTTTATCTACATACCATGGAAAGACAttacccatggagaacaaaatgactagcggagatgtcataatgcaaaatctcataagaaagtagcgcgacaatatgcgggtgttcgggggtcgaagaacgttactagctccacctTTAACActccttctatggaacccgcttattattttctaaatataaccACCAATCAATCATTTTGATTCGACAAGGAACCCGGACTCCGGTCTCGTTAGTCTTAATAACTGTTCACGCCAACCGTACGTTGCTtggcctacaagaaggcgcctgacttaCCTTACTTacgacatctccgctatctttctcTCCTCCGTGACATAACCTTAAAACTACGGTATTATGAAGAATCATCCAATGCTTTGTAAGGAATGCTTGAATTGTAATAACTTGCTCAAATTCGTGAAAACCAAGTCTTGAGGATTTGATATAATGAAGTAAACCAGTCCAAGTAATGATAGAACCGCCCGCCATATTGAAAAATGCGTCCAAGTGTGATAGAACGTTGGTATTGTAGGCTGAAATTAGAATTGAGTTGTGTTATAAAATGGTTAGGTATTTCTTTTGTAACATTTGAAAAAGCATTGTATTTTGCGAAACAGATACCTTCATAACGACATATAAACTTGCTccttatttatctttttaataaattattataggtaattgaaataatttaagtgCATTATGGCAATGGGAAGCATGCAGTAGTGAGAATAAGCTATTCAGGCAATAAATGAATTTCTGTTTGGAACATTGCTAATCGTTTTGAAATAGTATCGTAGCTTTTCAGAAATAAGCCACTTGTTTTTTAGCGTAATTTCCATTTCCACTAGTATCCGACTATTAACCATACCAAGGGTTATCAAGTTATTTGGGTAGCTGcattgagaaggtcagataggcagtcgctctatgaaAAACACTGGCACCTACTCAGCTGTTTCCAGTCAGACTAGAAGCTGACCCGAACAAAGTTGTCTCATAGAAAAAGGTAAGACAgacgaaataaatatttgcaaaaactcACCGTAGTAACATTACTGGTAATATTACTGACGAGCGGAGCATACTGGTAGACCATCAGCTCGTCGTACATTCTAGCTGCCGTACAGACGAGCAGACAAGCTGTGTATAGCATCACTAGAACTATTGGCTGAAAGTATGGCTGCAAGCCTTTTGTTAGGTCTAGGCTGGTTACGTCCAATCTGGAATGTGGTGAGAAGTTGGGTTAGTTTAATGGTATTCAAATTCTAATAAGATACTTTAGGAAGCCTTGTGAAATTAGTTACAATTGTCTATGTTACTGATTTGTGGGGGACAGTCGCTCGACGCAAAGCATTGACACTGAGCTGTGCCaattagattggaagccgacctcgacatagctgggaaaagttCAGACATAATGATAGTATGGTACTTTTGTGTTCGACAACTAAAGCctaaagcagtggttcttaaccggtggtccgcggaccactggtggtccctggaggcattccaagtggtccgcgaagcttagcttcgcgacgttgctatactacgttatctaactttatttttattgacttataattgcgagcggtgGTTTTcgcattcatgaaaatgtatgtttgggctacattttaagtacgtaattttggttttgagtcttaaataaaaaataattacaatttcgcgctcgcttcgctcgcgtattcagaaactgtatgcgcttaattttgcatttgtcaacaaacaaacagttaagtaggtacgtttgggctaaattttacgtaataattggtttaagtccgataaaaatttcgcgctcacttcgctcgcgcatttggaaactacataagcaactttttctttatttgcatttgcttacctacacaactcatgcgtttagcagagtgctaattaaggtaaaccgatgaggtggtccggcaagacaaactttagttaaagtggcatgactaaaaggttaagaaccactgctacAATCTACTGCTGCTACTAAGAGAGATCATTTCTCccttttaagtaaaataacgCCTCAAAAAAGAAACTGATGTTTGTAACGTCAGCCTCTTTTCTTTACATGATAGTTCTAAATTATAAGTCAATTCTATCACTACAGTAAATGACGAAAATATATCAACAAAACTCACCGATCCAAAACCGAAAGCAGACACAGTACACAGAAGAAATAATACGAAGCTACATAAGGCATTGTAACCACTGCATGGAAGGACAGGTGTCCTGCGTCCAGTCCGTCGGAATAGCTGATGAGAAGTAGATGCATGAGGGATAGCCCGCCGAGTACGCCGTGACACGCGGGGGCGGAGGAACGCCATGCTTTCTGTAGGGTTAATGCCACGTCTAATGGTGTTAGGTCTCCTAGTCTGGAAATATGAAAGAGGGTATTATAGAAAAAGTTATGGAAACTGTGGCATATGTAAGGAGAGttgaatgtatgtatgtcgTTGTGTAATTAAGACCAAGTTAAGTTTagggaataaaaaaatacctaattagaATCCCAAACCAAATCATTGGGTTTTTTACAGTCCCAAGCTCTGAAAGATTCTTGCTCAAGAAGAATCTTTcaacaataaaatgttaaagttaCTGGtggtataggtacttataaagtaagtacttcaataaaaaataatctttttctTACAatcttgtaataaataatttcatcttCAGTAAAATCACTTCACTTATTACCTTATAATCTAACTAAATCATGAAAAAATTATATTctgtaaaattgataaaaacagtataaaatttttccattaaacaaaacacataCCTCAAATACTTATCACCATCTCTAGACTGCTGTGACTCCAGAATCCTATCCCTTGACACAGCTCTAAAAGTCCCACCACCTTGCAGATATATCTTCTCCGGTCTTCGAGAACCGAAAGGATCTAATCGGTCATCATTTGGTGATGTCAGGGGTGATGGTGATGAGAATGGATTGTCTATGTATTGATCATGGTATGGCATACTGGATTCTAAAGTTTCCAACATTGCTGTTAAGTCTGTTGGGCGAGCTGAAAAAGTaaagttttacttttatttaacttgtgtTCTTTTCACTAAATATCCCAGAATTGAAATTGACTTATACTTAACAAAAAGtctaacattataattaattgcaTTGGAAGTAATGTAATgattaattttagaaataaaaaactttttacaaaaaaataaaactgactcccaaaaacactgaaaagcaaaaaaaagtattcttaggtgcatcaaCCTAGAAATTGGTGTCTTGTGGATGatgatatgtttattttgacGCCAACTTCTAAGTTGGTTACAAAAATTGTCTCCAGAACCCGTGCACAGTTTGTTTAAAAGTCATACTTTGACATTTCAAAAAAGTAGTCACCTGGTTTAGAGCCTGACTTATTTTTGCTGCTCTTAAACACTTTAGGGCTAACATCTCGTCCGTTAACGCTGCTTTCCTGCCTCTCATCTCTGACTTTCCTCCGAGTCTTCCTTGGTTTGTGACGCAGTTCCTTAGATATACCATTATTGTTCTCCACATCATTTGCTTCAATCTCCAGCTCACCGCTGAGGGTCACCACTTCATCTTTGTTGTATTCTTTTAGATAATCGTCTACCTGTAATTTTTGTATGAAaggtttattaataaaaagtaatcaaacaattaaaaataattgttaaacaTTGGCTTTAATAttacaatgataaaaaaattataaacaactgTAAATACACTATTTACAGTTGTGTTTTGTCTTGTGTTTGAATGTAATGTTTTTCCAAGTAAGTAAATTGTGTTGTTTGTCCAAGTGTGAAACTGGATGAAACAATACTGGAACTAAGGAATTTTCTAATAtgaaattgatttataaaataacactttgctaaataaaacacaaaatatcataaaaaaatctaaacaaactTACCCGTTCCAAAGCACTAAGACTAGACCCAGGTATTTCAAAATCATGCAAATCTCTATCCCGATGCCTCGACGAGTGACGCTTCTTCTTACGATAAGAAGGGCTCCTCTTCTCCTTATGTCCACTAGAAGGCCTCGACATAGTCTTCATGAATTTTTCATCCAAATGATTAGGGTCATGGgagtaaaaaacaaatgaaggattCTTGTCCGACTTCTTAATTTCTTTTTCAACAAATCCTAGGATACCTTGTTTTATTTGATCGTGGATCGGTAGCTCAGTGTCTAGAGATTCGTGTTCGGATTTTATCCAGCTGTCCCGTTTAGATTTGTCGTTCGTAGGCTCCTCGGAAAGTGGAGTGTCGTCTGGTGCCGTATGACCGTTTGACATTTTTCGTGAACCGGAGCGACTGCGAGATCTTTTGGTTTTCTGCTTTGGAGACGGCGAACGAGCAGAAGTATGCACCTCTGCTATCTCCTCCTTCACATCTACACTCTTTCCAGGCTTCATTTTGAAGTATTTGAGGCGAAACCCCACGCAAATTACAAGCaatctatttaatttatattttaacaataattaaacaCACAAGCATGTTAAACtgcagcaaataaaataaaagaacgtAAACTTTATGCCTTCTATcactttttaatacatttttatatgtattttacgataataatatttatttgaaaaactgaaaacaaagaTCCACTAGTGAAATGTCAAATGTCAACACTGATGACGTCATTGTGACGTCAGCAAGAGGGCCTACGCAACTTACGTTCCGTTCCACATGGTGTTATTAAAGCAAAAAAGTTTGAGTTAtaaaataagcataaaataaaagtagtaattctaattttaaaatggATTTAACATAAGTTTTTTGAGATACAAAAATCAagactaatttattaaattcgCGGGAAATTCATAATTCACGACAAAGTTAACACTGGAGGCGTTCGTGATTTTCTCAATCGCGATAATAATAGTATACCTCAGCATGGTTTTATGTCTTTGTTTTACGAGTTAAGTTCTTACAATTAAAAAATCCATAAGCATGCTTAGGGGTAGTAGATAAatgagtacataaaggagttcAAGGGGTAATATATGAGGGTGTAGGTACAGCAGGGTATACATAGGGGCATTATATGTATAAGAAGAGTGCATAAGGGAGTACCTATATGGCATTACAAAAGAGAGTCAATAAGGATTGACTCTCTTTAAGGAtcttgtataggtacctacatctgaTTAGTTAACAGCCTCAAACTGATAGCTCATAAGTGAAGTAGCCATCAAGCTTACAACCAGCTGTGGCTCCACACAAATCCTCATATACCTCCTTTGTACCTAAGAATTGAGGAAAATTGCATGAAAATCCGTTCGGTAGTATTTTTAGATTCTCACGCAAAGAGATACATGATTGAATGCTACTGAGTGCTACCAACCTTTAAATTACCTAACGAATCTAGGGATTATGAAGTGCTATTGATCACACGCTAcaggtacctacctagctaAGTATTTATTCTGCAACGTACCTAAAAGTCAAAAATTAAGTCTCGTTTTAACACAACAATCGAAAGCTTTACTCATATACTTAGTCATTAGGTATAGCCGTCGAGTTAGGAGCGCCAGCCGCGCCGGCCGTACCAGGCGTCAAACGGCTCCGTTGGACTCAGAAATTCGGAATGTAACTGACCTTCAGAATACGGCTTGGGTTACGTACAAGAGAGGAGCGGTTAGCGGTTTTTGTAGTTGAgcttttttaagaattttatcGGAACTTCATAAGACTTGTTGACCTTCTGATGTCCCTACACGGTAATGTCGGGCACCTCTTTTGCATTGACGAATAGGCTTTTTGAGCCAAGGGATCGATGGGAGCCCCaaaatttttttaagtttctaggTACGTCCCTATTCAAATGCAAGAAGTCGTAAGGGTCCACTTCGAGCCTCACCGTAGTGATCAATAACTCATTTCCCTGCAATGGAAGGCACCTACTTATTAGCTTACAACATAGTTTGAAAATATCTTAAATTCCGTGAAACTTTAACAGGTTTAAGAAATACAGTCACCTACGTGGGTACTTAATAATCCTTTTCTTGGCAAGGGTTTCCTTAAAATAACCAAAATTTCAatccattatttaatttaaaagaaaaaagcaAGATCTAACGCACTTAAATTCAAGCGAGCGATTAAGCGCAAAGCTTTAACTTTGCACCACACCCAAACATATGGAAATTATTCAAATCGCAGCAACCAGACACAAGGCGTTTAATATCGTTTCAagcaatttaaccatttatattcatttatgGTCAATTTGTCTAAAATAGGCTGACCTATGGCTGAGTGCTAATTATTCACAATAATGTAAGCAAATCTTAATATTTCGTAGTACAAACTAAATGAATAATTATCTATTCTAAAACTAGATTAAATGAACACCTGTTCGACACGaagtaataataatagtatGCCTTGAAAAACAGGTAAACAGTTACCTCAATCCAAAGCTAGTTTGACTTATAAGCACCGTTCAAAACTCTTCAAAAGTATCCTGTGAGGAGTTATTACgaaagtatacctacttataagaaTCAGACAAATGTTGGCTCACGACGTTAAGAGAAAAGTCGCCAAATCATAATGTAGCTATGTAAATTAACGATACCTGATCTAAAATTCTCAAAACCATTGAATCATCTTCGACTGATTCAAATCTTCGGAAATTGGACCCTCTTAACAAAAAATTAttggtaggtaaataaaataaataaataatgtcgggacaccttttcacacacggtcggttagccccatggtaagttattaattaacttgtgttatgggtgctaacacaactgataaactgcatatagctacatatatacacatatttataaatacatattgtaacacccagaccacggccaacaaacatgctcatccatcacacaaatgtcgaccgaaccgggaatcgaacccgggaccccAGGTTctgcagtccggcatggtgaccattgcgccatcgaggtatATAATTAAACTAGGTATAGGTACggtattttcataatatctctTTTGTAGCACTGGCGAGTGACAGCGACGAGAACAAATTTTTCGACGCCCTTTATTAGTTTTCAGTTtctttttaacataaatgtaGATTAAGTTAACttcaaaataatgttaagtttattttaaaagtaaatatatacTCACGTAGCATAGGCCTATGCTAGGCATTTTCGGGTCTGCAGAATTGTACCTAATTGAGTTTAGGTACGTGCCCCTGGAAACGCGAAGAAGCAACATAGATGGGTTAGGCAATAAAAGTCTGATACTCCTTGAAGCTCCACCTAAAGGGAGGAGTCATTTTTAAATTTCCCACCTACAAAAAGTAGATACCTACGAACCCATTTTGGCAAAACATGTATTTTCCACCGTTATTATTCTCCGTATAGGTTTctaaaaagattatttacagcagatacaatttttttcttctaataattaggtaggttacacctacatacattaattttacacaaatactGACTTTACCtcaaatatgattttaaatGTGGTTTTTCCCCAGGATAGTATTGACCTCCACGTagtacttaaaaacaaaatgaattttCTAATCTAATCCGAGTTTTTATGCATATAATTCGATTTATACtttttaaagtcaaagtcaaagtcaatatATAGCTATATTACgccagatttaaataaatattaagtatcagttgttttcaaaaataacttcCAATCTTCCAAGTCGGTAGCACTTCTGAGCGAAGTATTTTTCCCGGATTCGTATATTTTgagtttttggaagttttttacCGAAAAAGTTTATTGATGCTGTTTATGCAAAATACACACGTGCACAAATACGTCTTTTCTGATGCTTAGATGCTATATTTAGATATGTATTTTCCTATAAAATGATCTCGTTTGCCTTTAAAATCAGTATTCTATCTGATTACAATCTGGACTAATTAGCTATACATCAAAGTATTGATTGACCAGGTGTGAAGCAACTGGGCTGATTTATTCAAAGAACTTTCTGAGATGCGCAGGTGCCTCAATATGCAAAAATAAGAACCTAAAATGGTCTGTCATTTAAAAGCGCCTATCGACAAATGGAAAGATATCTGACACGTAaacaagcaaaaacaaaaacgagtaaacaaaaacaatataaagtaaaaacaatCCACTGGATATTCTTACACAATTTCCCTCTTTCCCCGCCCCTTTCCCCTGTCGAGGTCGTCCTCCCCTCTCAGAGGACAGCGAAAGGAACTTTCACTCACGGAATTTGGCGCTCAGTGGTTCGTGACGTCACTTTTGCGCAATTCGACGCAATGTGGTCCAGATCTGCGCAGTAAAtgtttcaaaaaactttgtAATGTAAATTAGGATTAGTGTAAACAATGGTTTGTGTGAATGTAAACATTGGTTGTGACGTAAATCTATGGTATACGATTTTTTTCGGTTTGGGTTAATAATTCTATGAGATGATTTTTTCGTTCTTCAGGTCACGGAaaagtcattatttttatctaggaaaaataattttgtgactCTTGTATAAAAGGACAATCACTTAATTTTATTGCGTTTAGAGATTAGGTAAATGTGTAAATAACATGATGCAAATGTTGATGCTTTTTATAGTGTTTTTCCTTGTGATGCATAAgcatttttttgagtttttattgGTAGGTAACACACCTATTATAAGGTAGctaaaaaactgtatttattgGCTTTGCTCGTGTCTTTTTTACAAATCACAGGTGTCAATAGAAGCTTATTTAAGTGTCAATAAATTTAATGTTCGTCTGTATAGATAGgtatggaaaaataaaataaagaattaaatagccatttaatttattgtgaCATTAAAATTGATTCATAAAATCTACATTAGTTTGGTccaataataatcattattaaaatttaatacaaCGCTAACTGCGTTaacttataaaatgtaatataatagacatttattatactttttatttctatCCCAACACcaatattgcaaatattttacacaataattatttacatcTCGGCGGGACAcctttacaaaatgttttacaCAAAATTTTGTCCCCAATAAATAATCGTctatttggcacaaaattaaaaatatttttgaaattagaatCCGAAACAAATTTTGCACGAATCATCCGCCttcactaaaattaaatataaaaacttaatttaataattattgcaATAAGTGACGTAACTcgtcttttttaaatatttttaatataaaaattagattaacactttttatttcttttatattttataaaaaagtataacaCATTTTACGACACGTTTTACAAACTTACAACGAGAATAATCTCTTTTTAATCACTATTCTTAGTACCAAACAATAGAGGGCACATTTTCCTTATATTTACAGATCGCTTAACTAACTAAAAGTTCATAGAACGTACTAGAAATATATCATAGATATATGGGATAAACATTACCAGCTTTCGACGAAGACGATCCTGTGTAAACTCGACACCAATCGGATCGTGATCGTTTAGTCGCTGGTAAAACTAAAACATTAACACATCTAATAGTCCCGTCCAATAGAATTCCAGAGAAAATTACCTTTCCCGAATTTTATGGAGGGATAGTGTAAAAGACGCCTATTAATTCCCGGCCTCACGACGTACTCGTCGATACAAAGAACCGTAGAAAATTCGGCAGTCTACAAACTCGGCGACTGTGCTGCGATTTGCGTTTGCGCCGCAAAACGAAGCCAGTCATCGTGCCGTCCGCATTACCGCGGCTCTCACGCACCcttatatacaacttaaataaattatgtacacTACTTATAGACTAAACGAGAGTATTAATTTATAAGCAGTACGGATGACAGAACTGGTAGACGAGCCTCTGACTCCTTTCTGTTTTCTTCATGATTCCCTTCTTGTAGTACTGTCGGATGCTCCTGGAGAGTTTGTCATAGTTCATGGCAGGCCTGTTCTTTCTCTTGCCCCACAGCCTGGCGACGCGGACTGAATCCTCAATCTTGAATACGCCGTTACCTGTGGAGTACGAGTTGAATTAAACATTTTGTTCAATAAATCGGATACGCGATTCTTATTTTTTGAGAGACATTACACGAACGTGATGTTTAGTACAGGttgacttttttataaaattgaaaaggtTAGATGACTACACATTCCGCTATAATATATTTCGAagtcttttaaatattcttcaAGATTTTTAGCTACTACTAAAGCTTTGTTTTTCCAAAATCTCGCAGAAACGTAAGCTGCATTCTAATCTCACATGACCGCTATGTCTCCTCGTGCCGTGATGACTTCGTGCTTAGCTTTAATGagatataaatttaattttagaaaagaAACGGTAAAAACTCATTACTTTTCCATACTACAACGAAACCAGTTGTTCACAACAACTTTTTACTTTGATAAAATAAAGCAAGTTGGTTGTTTATTCGGAAAGCAGAAAGCTCTATAGAAACGAACATGTCAAACATTAAATATTGCTTTAATTTACACATGTTGGtgtaataaagttataaagcaTAAGCTATTTTATCAGAAACTTAagatttaaaatatgaattacaTTATCTGCGTGCGTCATTATCAGTGGCATTAGAAGAACAAAATGTTAATGGACAGTCCTTGAGAACAAGTTCCAACTTTAAAcagtaaaatttaaaacaaaagtaagtTCTCAGTGACAATACACAGTCATATATCACACCAATTAAAATCCAAACACAGAAAATCGTGCTCTAGAAACCAAATATGCAATTGCTTAGAATACTCGTGATCCAAAAATGACTGTATAATAGTATTAATGAAAACAATGGCGGCCTATCGTCTGAACAAGTCACGAAACTAGATAACCTTTatataaaacgattttattgaACAGATGGTAAATGGCCAGA from Helicoverpa zea isolate HzStark_Cry1AcR chromosome 8, ilHelZeax1.1, whole genome shotgun sequence encodes the following:
- the LOC124632706 gene encoding uncharacterized protein LOC124632706; this translates as MKPGKSVDVKEEIAEVHTSARSPSPKQKTKRSRSRSGSRKMSNGHTAPDDTPLSEEPTNDKSKRDSWIKSEHESLDTELPIHDQIKQGILGFVEKEIKKSDKNPSFVFYSHDPNHLDEKFMKTMSRPSSGHKEKRSPSYRKKKRHSSRHRDRDLHDFEIPGSSLSALERVDDYLKEYNKDEVVTLSGELEIEANDVENNNGISKELRHKPRKTRRKVRDERQESSVNGRDVSPKVFKSSKNKSGSKPARPTDLTAMLETLESSMPYHDQYIDNPFSSPSPLTSPNDDRLDPFGSRRPEKIYLQGGGTFRAVSRDRILESQQSRDGDKYLRLGDLTPLDVALTLQKAWRSSAPACHGVLGGLSLMHLLLISYSDGLDAGHLSFHAVVTMPYVASYYFFCVLCLLSVLDRLDVTSLDLTKGLQPYFQPIVLVMLYTACLLVCTAARMYDELMVYQYAPLVSNITSNVTTPTIPTFYHTWTHFSIWRAVLSLLGLVYFIISNPQDLVFTNLSKLLQFKHSLQSIG